From a region of the Malania oleifera isolate guangnan ecotype guangnan chromosome 12, ASM2987363v1, whole genome shotgun sequence genome:
- the LOC131143801 gene encoding probable arabinosyltransferase ARAD1, with the protein MVERNSQSHGVISQKSLFCLFSVTSIVFILSWFFVLRSTDRPSFIDHTLLPSSNLFTPTDNGNAEPQNSDDSSVSFPSTLVAEEEEVPREKDSVNCNPEKAVLKVFMYDLPPVFHFELLDWKAKGRNVWPDLRTRIPEYPGGLNLQHSIEYWLTLDLLASEFADHVGTRSAVRVKNSSEADVIFVPFFSSLSYNRYSKVHPHQKKGRDKLLQEKLVSFLTAQDEWKRSGGRDHLIVAHHPNSLLDARVKLWPAMFILADFGRYPTNIANVEKDVIAPYKHVIKTFANDLSSFDSRPTLLYFQGAIYRKDGGFVRQELFYLLKDEKDVHFQFGSVQGDGIRKASEGMHSSKFCLNIAGDTPSSNRLFDAIASHCVPVIISDEIELPYEDVLDYSEFCLFIRTSDAVKEKFIVNLIRSIGRDEWTRMWERLKEVEIFFEYRYPSKEGDAVQMIWQAVARKIAAVRQKLHKSGRFARSLVGRERSLRAIPTQKNFW; encoded by the exons ATGGTCGAGAGGAATTCCCAATCCCATGGGGTTATCTCCCAGAAATCTTTATTTTGCCTATTTTCAGTTACATCCATTGTTTTCATATTATCTTGGTTCTTTGTGTTGCGTTCCACGGACCGTCCTAGCTTCATTGACCATACTTTATTACCCAGTTCTAACCTCTTTACACCGACCGATAATGGAAATGCTGAACCCCAGAACAGCGATGACTCCTCAGTTTCATTTCCTTCCACGCTTGTGGCCGAAGAAGAAGAAGTGCCCAGGGAAAAAGATTCTGTGAATTGCAATCCAGAAAAAGCAGTCCTTAAGGTCTTCATGTACGATTTACCCCCTGTGTTTCATTTTGAGCTCTTAGATTGGAAAGCCAAAGGGAGAAATGTTTGGCCTGATCTTCGAACCAGAATTCCTGAATATCCTGGTGGGTTAAACTTGCAACATAGTATAGAATATTGGCTTACACTAGATCTTCTTGCTTCGGAATTTGCTGACCATGTAGGTACACGCAGTGCTGTAAGAGTAAAGAACTCGAGTGAAGCGGATGTTATATTTGTCCCCTTCTTTTCCTCACTGAGCTATAATCGATATTCCAAGGTACACCCACACCAAAAGAAGGGCAGGGACAAGTTACTGCAAGAGAAGCTCGTCAGTTTCTTGACAGCTCAAGATGAGTGGAAGAGGTCAGGGGGACGTGACCATTTAATTGTGGCTCATCATCCAAACAGCTTGTTAGATGCTAGGGTGAAGCTGTGGCCTGCAATGTTCATACTTGCAGATTTTGGGAGATATCCCACGAACATAGCAAATGTTGAGAAAGATGTGATTGCGCCTTACAAACATGTGATCAAAACCTTTGCCAACGATTTATCTAGCTTTGATAGCCGTCCGACTTTGCTATACTTCCAAGGAGCCATATATAGAAAAGAT GGTGGCTTTGTTCGGCAAGAATTATTCTATCTTCTGAAGGATGAGAAAGACGTGCATTTTCAATTTGGAAGTGTTCAGGGGGATGGGATCAGGAAAGCCTCTGAGGGAATGCACTCCTCCAAATTCTGTCTCAACATAGCTGGTGACACTCCTTCATCAAACCGCCTCTTTGATGCCATTGCCAGCCACTGCGTCCCTGTCATCATCAGTGATGAGATTGAGCTCCCATATGAGGATGTCCTTGATTACTCTGAATTTTGCTTATTTATTCGGACATCGGATGCTGTCAAAGAAAAATTCATTGTAAACCTCATTAGGAGTATTGGGAGGGATGAGTGGACTCGAATGTGGGAAAGGTTGAAAGAGGTTGAAATTTTCTTTGAGTATCGGTATCCATCAAAGGAGGGTGATGCTGTCCAAATGATATGGCAGGCTGTGGCCCGTAAAATAGCCGCTGTTAGACAGAAGTTACATAAGTCTGGGCGATTTGCTCGTTCCCTTGTTGGCAGAGAAAGAAGCCTAAGAGCGATACCGACTCAAAAGAATTTTTGGTGA